In a genomic window of Infirmifilum sp. NZ:
- the glmS gene encoding glutamine--fructose-6-phosphate transaminase (isomerizing), which yields MCGIVGIVGDGIRAGRVLGECLRRLEYRGYDSVGVATISEGKIRVVKGAGKIDEVDARLCFSCLEGGVGIGHTRWATHGPPTDENAHPHVDCKGRIAVVHNGIIENYVELKSELERKGHVFRSQTDTEVVAHLIEENVSQGYEPFSAFKRSVSRLKGSYALAVLIQDTPDRIYFARKHSPLVIGIGDGRVFLASDIPAFLEYTRRVITLLDGELGYISRDTVYIERLNGEVVDPSSRVFTVDWTPESARREGYPHFMLKEIHEQPRVINDTVTGFGEDYEKGADLLHGSDTIFITAAGTSYHASLFFSLLTAKLAGRRVIPFISSEYESYAHIAGRGDVLLAVSQSGETIDTLMALRAFKARGCRVVSLTNVVGSVISRESDQAVYMKAGPEIGVAATKTFTTQLTALTWLASLVARRSGRLDEGDIRSIRERLRALPDLASEVIMKNEGWAKQMGRFMSVKSSAYYLSRGLGLPIALEGALKLKEVAYVHAEGYPAGESKHGPIALVEPGFPVIFVSIESYLEKKLLGNVEEMKARGAFTVGILPEGSELAERVEDRVIIPSRDELLLPVLSVIPLQLLAYYTAVERGADPDKPRNLAKTVTVE from the coding sequence GTGTGCGGGATCGTCGGGATCGTCGGCGACGGGATTAGGGCCGGACGGGTCCTAGGCGAGTGTCTGCGGAGGCTTGAGTACAGGGGTTACGACAGCGTAGGGGTAGCCACAATATCCGAGGGGAAAATAAGGGTGGTTAAAGGCGCTGGGAAAATCGACGAGGTTGACGCTAGGCTCTGCTTCTCGTGTCTTGAAGGGGGTGTGGGTATAGGCCACACGAGGTGGGCCACGCACGGACCCCCGACCGACGAAAACGCGCACCCCCACGTCGACTGCAAGGGTCGTATTGCTGTGGTCCACAACGGCATCATCGAGAACTACGTGGAGCTGAAGAGCGAACTGGAAAGGAAAGGCCACGTATTCCGGAGCCAGACGGACACCGAGGTAGTAGCCCACTTGATAGAGGAAAACGTTTCACAAGGCTACGAGCCTTTCTCGGCTTTCAAGAGGTCGGTCTCGAGGCTCAAGGGCAGTTACGCTCTGGCGGTCTTAATCCAAGACACACCCGACCGGATATACTTTGCTCGGAAGCACTCACCCCTGGTGATTGGGATCGGTGACGGGAGAGTCTTCCTGGCTTCGGACATACCGGCATTCCTAGAGTACACCAGGAGAGTAATCACACTTCTTGACGGTGAGCTCGGCTACATATCAAGGGATACCGTATACATCGAGCGGCTTAACGGGGAGGTTGTGGACCCTAGCAGTAGAGTCTTCACCGTCGACTGGACCCCTGAGTCTGCTCGCCGGGAGGGCTACCCCCACTTCATGCTTAAGGAGATCCACGAGCAACCACGCGTAATCAACGACACGGTGACTGGGTTCGGAGAGGACTACGAGAAGGGGGCCGATCTGCTTCACGGGAGCGACACGATCTTCATCACAGCAGCCGGAACAAGCTACCACGCCTCCTTGTTCTTCTCTCTTCTCACGGCCAAACTAGCTGGGAGAAGGGTAATTCCCTTTATATCCAGCGAGTACGAATCCTACGCGCACATAGCCGGCAGAGGAGATGTCCTTCTAGCGGTTTCTCAAAGCGGGGAGACTATAGACACGCTGATGGCTCTCAGGGCCTTTAAGGCCCGGGGCTGCCGGGTTGTTTCCCTGACGAACGTGGTCGGGAGTGTTATTTCACGAGAAAGTGACCAAGCGGTCTACATGAAGGCTGGACCGGAAATTGGTGTTGCAGCCACAAAAACCTTCACTACGCAGCTTACAGCCCTCACTTGGCTGGCATCGCTAGTAGCACGCAGGAGCGGTAGGCTCGATGAGGGAGACATTAGGAGCATTCGCGAGCGTTTAAGGGCGCTCCCAGATCTGGCCTCAGAGGTGATTATGAAGAACGAGGGTTGGGCTAAGCAGATGGGCAGGTTTATGTCGGTCAAGAGTAGCGCATATTATTTGAGCAGGGGTCTGGGGCTCCCGATAGCCCTAGAGGGGGCGCTGAAGTTGAAAGAGGTGGCTTATGTGCACGCCGAGGGATACCCTGCTGGTGAAAGCAAGCACGGCCCAATAGCTTTAGTCGAGCCGGGGTTTCCGGTGATATTTGTGTCGATCGAGAGTTATCTCGAGAAGAAGCTTCTCGGTAACGTGGAGGAAATGAAGGCCAGGGGGGCTTTCACTGTGGGAATTCTGCCGGAAGGCTCCGAGCTCGCTGAGAGAGTAGAGGACAGAGTTATTATTCCATCGCGGGATGAGCTCCTCCTGCCTGTTTTATCGGTTATTCCGCTTCAGCTCCTAGCGTACTACACGGCTGTCGAGAGGGGGGCTGATCCAGACAAGCCACGGAACCTCGCTAAGACCGTGACGGTGGAGTAG
- a CDS encoding NDP-sugar synthase codes for MKTVVLTGGRTNRMLPLTDGYPRALLSIMGKPLFMYPLTSALRATGDKAIVVTSEDVPMGEIVRSVNESGYAASVSVRVQQLPGIEGALLAAAEALEGDEWFMLVYGDVIVEEDAFRRILEVHRGEERPSVLLVPRPDVQAFGAAFVRENLVTRVVESVSGKETSYVVGGAFILPSEFFALLERGLKFFEALNYLIEKIGVYAAYWTGEWVAVDYPWDLINAFYSLTKRKCGLSIAATARVSHTAILEGCVIVDAGATIDHYAVLKGPVYVGRGAFVGKGAFVREYTSIEERAVVGAHTEVKRSVIQPQATVGSFSLITDSVMGYRSVAEPRTTVLSVLPDDYTLSRELPLQGLIGKKKKLGVFVAPHARIKAGSVVGPAVKIYREGKIEGI; via the coding sequence ATGAAGACGGTTGTTTTAACCGGTGGAAGGACTAACCGCATGCTTCCTCTGACCGACGGTTATCCAAGGGCGCTTCTGAGCATCATGGGCAAGCCCCTCTTCATGTATCCCTTGACCAGCGCGCTACGGGCAACAGGCGACAAGGCTATTGTTGTGACTTCGGAGGATGTCCCGATGGGCGAAATAGTCAGAAGCGTTAATGAGAGCGGCTACGCCGCCAGCGTCTCGGTTAGAGTTCAGCAATTACCCGGAATTGAGGGGGCGCTTTTGGCGGCCGCCGAGGCTTTGGAGGGGGATGAATGGTTCATGCTGGTGTACGGTGACGTAATAGTTGAGGAGGATGCATTTAGAAGAATCCTCGAGGTCCATAGAGGCGAGGAGAGGCCGAGCGTTCTTCTTGTCCCGAGACCTGATGTTCAAGCTTTCGGAGCGGCTTTCGTAAGGGAAAATCTCGTCACGAGGGTCGTTGAAAGCGTGTCAGGCAAGGAGACGAGCTACGTCGTTGGCGGTGCGTTCATTCTTCCATCGGAGTTTTTCGCGCTCCTGGAGAGGGGTTTAAAGTTTTTTGAGGCTCTTAACTACCTGATTGAGAAGATCGGAGTCTACGCAGCTTACTGGACCGGTGAGTGGGTTGCAGTAGACTACCCGTGGGACCTCATAAACGCGTTCTACAGCCTAACGAAAAGGAAGTGCGGCCTGTCCATTGCGGCTACGGCTAGGGTATCCCACACAGCTATCCTAGAGGGCTGCGTCATCGTCGATGCGGGAGCCACGATAGACCATTACGCGGTTCTTAAAGGACCCGTGTACGTGGGTAGAGGGGCGTTTGTCGGAAAAGGGGCGTTCGTGCGCGAGTACACCTCTATAGAGGAGCGCGCCGTGGTAGGCGCTCACACCGAGGTCAAGCGCAGTGTCATTCAACCGCAAGCGACTGTTGGGAGCTTTTCACTGATCACAGACAGCGTCATGGGGTACAGGAGCGTTGCAGAGCCACGGACAACGGTCCTTAGCGTGCTCCCCGACGATTACACTCTGAGCCGGGAGCTACCCCTCCAGGGGCTGATAGGTAAAAAGAAGAAGCTAGGTGTCTTCGTAGCCCCTCATGCACGTATCAAGGCTGGATCGGTAGTGGGTCCCGCTGTGAAGATCTACAGGGAGGGCAAGATTGAGGGCATTTAG
- a CDS encoding glycosyltransferase, with the protein MRDVAVIVTAYRDPENLSEILDFFTKHRDHLLKEVIVSIDEPGEDLRGLIDVYRDRVVFLVSEARRGKVRALNEALSISTGEIVLFLDSDTRINDPLFLEKLVSFMDNVDVVEIKKVAWGNSLIGKLTYYDYLAFGVASYIFDRRVGLCAGLNGAAFAFRRAALKELGGFKNTVLEDMDIGFRSFFLGLRYRYFHQSAVMVETPTGVRDWVNQRLRWSVGAWLWVKEYLHVLPKASTKYSLESAAAVLVMFPWVLILPAILLSHVPWILALSLTLWHFAFSLLASLLPFVYIVETLAAFLPPQVFFTLPYFLVYSLAVWSLSRKIGYEVKLRWLTLYFFLYSPLWLSMMIAAFIRVFVLRRGDVKGWKI; encoded by the coding sequence ATGCGAGATGTGGCCGTCATAGTCACAGCTTACCGGGACCCAGAAAACCTGTCTGAGATTCTGGACTTTTTCACTAAACACAGGGACCACCTGCTAAAAGAGGTCATCGTCAGCATCGATGAACCAGGTGAAGATCTACGCGGGCTCATCGATGTTTACCGTGATCGAGTCGTGTTTTTGGTGAGCGAGGCTAGAAGAGGAAAGGTGAGGGCTCTAAACGAAGCCCTATCTATTTCAACGGGGGAGATCGTCCTGTTTCTGGACAGTGACACGCGGATTAACGACCCCCTTTTTCTCGAGAAGCTAGTATCATTCATGGATAATGTCGACGTAGTTGAGATTAAGAAGGTCGCATGGGGGAACTCTCTTATAGGGAAACTAACGTACTACGATTACCTGGCCTTCGGGGTGGCCAGCTATATTTTCGACCGGCGAGTGGGGCTCTGCGCCGGGCTGAATGGAGCCGCATTCGCCTTCCGGCGCGCAGCACTGAAGGAGCTGGGAGGCTTCAAGAACACCGTTCTAGAGGACATGGACATTGGCTTCAGGAGCTTTTTCTTAGGTCTGCGTTACAGGTACTTTCACCAGTCAGCTGTAATGGTGGAAACTCCCACTGGCGTTCGCGATTGGGTTAATCAGAGGCTTAGGTGGTCTGTGGGGGCCTGGCTGTGGGTTAAAGAATACTTGCACGTGCTACCCAAAGCTAGCACCAAGTACTCTCTTGAGTCCGCTGCGGCGGTTCTCGTCATGTTTCCCTGGGTTTTGATCCTCCCAGCCATTTTGCTTTCACATGTTCCGTGGATCCTCGCTTTATCTCTCACACTATGGCATTTTGCTTTCAGCCTGCTTGCTTCTCTGCTCCCATTCGTTTACATTGTTGAAACTTTAGCGGCTTTTCTACCCCCTCAGGTGTTTTTCACGCTACCGTACTTTCTCGTCTACAGCTTAGCGGTGTGGTCGCTTTCTAGGAAAATAGGCTATGAAGTTAAGCTGCGCTGGCTTACCCTCTACTTCTTCCTCTACTCTCCCTTGTGGCTGTCCATGATGATTGCTGCATTTATAAGAGTGTTTGTCTTAAGGCGAGGTGACGTTAAGGGCTGGAAAATTTAA
- a CDS encoding nicotinamide mononucleotide deamidase-related protein: MTEETADLMTNRLEAEPLDKQNRALIISIGNELLIGKVLNTNAQRISEELTKLGFVVDTALTVRDNVLSIAEAFRYALFKPVHVAISTGGLGPTFDDMTVEGLARALNRPLVLNEQALKMIKEKYAAKGMPLTPERVKMAYLPLGALPLANPAGTAPGVYVRVRGTHIFVLPGPPKEVEAVFESGVKPILQRIFKAEEFLEALFTVQGIPESEFAPVVKRAVRSYPRVYVKSHPKGVELGAPILEIHLTSFGASSKRDLAECFNFLVSEAKRLGGSVKVNIAPPA, translated from the coding sequence ATGACGGAGGAGACGGCTGACTTGATGACGAATAGACTAGAGGCTGAGCCCCTGGACAAGCAGAACAGAGCGCTGATCATCAGCATCGGCAACGAGCTGCTCATCGGAAAAGTTCTGAACACTAATGCCCAGAGGATTTCTGAGGAACTGACAAAGCTGGGTTTTGTTGTCGATACAGCACTTACCGTGAGAGACAACGTTTTGAGCATCGCGGAGGCATTTCGTTACGCCCTCTTCAAGCCGGTTCATGTGGCTATATCCACGGGTGGCTTGGGACCCACCTTCGACGACATGACCGTAGAGGGGCTTGCCAGGGCGCTAAACCGGCCTTTGGTCCTCAACGAGCAAGCCTTGAAGATGATCAAGGAGAAGTACGCGGCGAAGGGGATGCCGCTAACGCCTGAAAGAGTTAAGATGGCTTACCTACCACTTGGGGCTCTCCCTCTCGCAAACCCTGCGGGGACGGCTCCAGGTGTGTATGTTAGAGTTCGTGGAACGCACATCTTTGTCTTACCGGGTCCTCCTAAAGAGGTTGAGGCTGTCTTTGAGAGCGGCGTTAAACCGATCTTGCAACGAATATTCAAGGCCGAAGAGTTTCTCGAGGCATTGTTCACGGTTCAAGGAATACCCGAGTCGGAGTTCGCCCCCGTTGTTAAAAGAGCTGTAAGGAGCTACCCTAGGGTTTACGTTAAAAGCCATCCTAAGGGAGTGGAGCTAGGCGCGCCTATCTTGGAAATACACCTCACGTCGTTTGGGGCATCCTCTAAGCGGGATTTAGCAGAGTGCTTCAACTTTCTAGTTTCCGAAGCTAAAAGGCTCGGAGGTAGTGTGAAGGTAAATATCGCACCTCCAGCCTAG
- a CDS encoding SPFH domain-containing protein codes for MSKGSLQVIRWVNPSPDDIVWRYPNDDIQLGSVVIVEEHQVAVFFRDGKAYDVLGPGRHVLSTLNIPLLSKAYNIIYPETPFKATVIFISMKQFQGKFGGQTQTQDLAPLKFYGSFWFRVSDPQLFVVEVVGGQRAFDTESVNKFLRGYFLENAMASLSKYKLAEVFSNVDKVTAELKLDLLEPFRRIGLELIDVKMEGLDTTPEYRDRIFWITQTGTPAEVLRMDTVKSVAQELGKSPGASIGTGMVIIPPLLSTPTPAQAPAAPAAQAQPPSFQGMQCPKCGTLNPPGARFCYNCGTPLTKKCPKCGNDVPLNARFCPYCGYQFT; via the coding sequence GTGTCGAAGGGCTCTCTGCAGGTAATCAGGTGGGTTAACCCTTCTCCAGACGACATAGTATGGAGGTACCCGAACGACGACATCCAGCTAGGGTCAGTAGTCATAGTTGAAGAGCACCAGGTTGCTGTGTTCTTCAGGGATGGGAAAGCCTACGATGTTCTCGGACCCGGGAGGCACGTTCTCTCCACACTTAACATACCGCTACTCTCGAAGGCTTACAACATCATATACCCTGAGACACCCTTCAAGGCGACAGTCATCTTCATCAGCATGAAGCAGTTTCAGGGGAAGTTCGGCGGGCAAACGCAAACTCAAGATCTCGCCCCCCTCAAGTTTTACGGTAGTTTTTGGTTCAGAGTTTCAGACCCGCAACTCTTTGTCGTCGAAGTTGTCGGAGGCCAGAGAGCGTTCGACACGGAGTCCGTCAATAAGTTCCTGAGAGGGTACTTCCTAGAGAACGCTATGGCGTCGCTCAGTAAGTACAAGCTAGCTGAAGTGTTCTCAAATGTGGACAAAGTTACAGCCGAGCTGAAGCTCGACCTCCTCGAGCCTTTCAGGCGCATAGGGCTTGAGCTGATAGACGTGAAAATGGAGGGTTTAGACACCACGCCCGAGTACCGTGACAGGATCTTCTGGATTACACAAACCGGCACTCCAGCGGAGGTTCTGAGGATGGATACTGTAAAAAGTGTTGCGCAGGAGCTTGGGAAATCACCAGGAGCCTCAATTGGGACAGGGATGGTGATAATACCCCCGCTTCTATCCACGCCTACGCCAGCACAAGCTCCAGCAGCTCCAGCTGCACAGGCTCAACCACCCAGCTTTCAAGGCATGCAGTGCCCTAAGTGCGGAACCCTGAACCCGCCGGGAGCGAGGTTCTGCTACAACTGTGGCACTCCACTAACTAAAAAGTGCCCGAAGTGCGGCAACGACGTCCCGCTCAACGCCAGGTTCTGCCCATACTGCGGATACCAGTTCACCTAG
- a CDS encoding DUF5679 domain-containing protein, whose product MSHQKIMAYCVKCRKQVEMKNPQQVTLKNGRLAYKGTCPYCGTTVYRFVGRVKQ is encoded by the coding sequence ATGTCACACCAGAAAATAATGGCCTACTGCGTTAAGTGCCGCAAGCAGGTTGAAATGAAGAACCCTCAGCAGGTCACGCTTAAGAACGGCAGGCTTGCCTACAAGGGCACCTGCCCCTACTGCGGCACCACTGTCTACAGGTTTGTAGGCAGAGTTAAGCAGTAA
- a CDS encoding transcriptional regulator: MIVKYMYEEVGLTQLQIARALGVSQSSISRYINRQRGAWSTASIPELEDKVREIAQLLLESKVKKEDVLCEICKYIRTAHPEVLEKVSRITR; encoded by the coding sequence ATGATAGTCAAGTACATGTATGAGGAGGTCGGCTTGACTCAGCTTCAAATAGCCCGCGCTTTGGGAGTTAGCCAATCGAGCATTAGCCGGTACATTAACCGGCAACGCGGGGCTTGGTCCACGGCGAGCATCCCAGAGCTCGAAGACAAGGTTAGGGAGATAGCCCAACTACTGCTAGAGAGTAAGGTAAAGAAAGAAGATGTTCTGTGCGAAATTTGCAAATATATCAGGACTGCGCATCCCGAAGTTCTTGAGAAAGTCTCGCGTATAACTCGGTGA
- a CDS encoding UbiD family decarboxylase: MSFPDTVKALKAEGLLAEVDAPLSPDYEIPWLASRLAESTVKALLFSNVQEKSFHLITNVYYGKAQLVFKEDVDGLRERFRRWLTLFAQFPADHASKLSKLASLAWLADVLPRIRDSAKGFLQSTSFDLDLTELPALRHHVGEEFPVIKNPVVVFQDREAGTLEVFSQPVQVVDEKTLLIHIPHRTRAYRLIEDVARRGGTLNVSVVVGAPPYLQLAAGINWIPWVDKYMLAGELSGLPLELMRLDNGMYVPAEAEMIITGELVPGDVRPEGKMLYEDLRLYGGSPMPVVRAKTLLYKPSALFYTSITNPLLSDVASLKEIEEKLLLEFIQQHIPSVIGVKYIASDAYRTMIVALDGSQSVSALEVGGLLFSINVNPYLDTVVVLKCGTRCLESMKDDSRVLTYLISSLQHGSILAASATPLDDVLRSERKTRIIVDATSATLENSINDYIEGVKDVAKLTELYARLSQELRDAQS; the protein is encoded by the coding sequence TTGAGCTTTCCGGATACCGTCAAAGCTCTTAAGGCAGAAGGGTTGCTGGCTGAGGTAGACGCGCCTCTTTCGCCAGACTACGAGATACCGTGGCTTGCCTCAAGGTTGGCAGAGAGTACCGTTAAAGCACTGCTCTTCAGCAATGTACAGGAGAAAAGCTTCCACCTTATAACCAACGTTTACTACGGTAAGGCACAACTAGTGTTTAAAGAGGACGTCGACGGCCTTCGCGAAAGGTTTAGGCGTTGGCTGACCCTATTCGCTCAATTCCCGGCGGACCATGCTTCGAAACTTAGCAAGCTGGCTTCACTGGCGTGGCTAGCAGATGTCCTACCTAGGATACGGGACTCAGCTAAAGGCTTCCTGCAGTCAACCTCCTTTGACCTGGATCTAACAGAGCTCCCTGCGTTGCGGCATCACGTGGGTGAGGAGTTCCCGGTTATAAAGAACCCTGTGGTCGTTTTTCAAGATAGGGAAGCGGGAACCCTAGAGGTGTTCTCGCAGCCAGTCCAGGTTGTGGATGAAAAAACTCTGCTCATTCATATCCCTCACCGTACTAGGGCTTATAGGCTAATCGAGGATGTAGCACGACGTGGGGGCACGCTAAACGTATCGGTGGTTGTAGGTGCACCACCATACCTGCAGCTCGCCGCTGGGATCAACTGGATTCCATGGGTAGACAAGTACATGCTCGCAGGTGAGCTTTCGGGATTACCGCTAGAGCTGATGAGGCTGGACAACGGCATGTACGTGCCCGCTGAGGCGGAAATGATAATCACCGGTGAGCTCGTCCCAGGGGACGTTAGACCGGAGGGGAAAATGCTCTACGAGGATCTGCGACTGTATGGGGGCTCTCCCATGCCCGTCGTGCGCGCTAAGACGTTGCTGTACAAGCCCTCTGCACTTTTCTACACTTCAATAACAAACCCCCTGCTAAGCGATGTGGCGTCGCTCAAGGAAATCGAGGAGAAGCTTCTCCTAGAGTTCATCCAGCAGCACATCCCGAGCGTTATCGGGGTGAAGTATATCGCAAGCGATGCGTACAGGACAATGATCGTCGCCCTGGATGGATCACAGTCAGTTTCCGCGCTCGAGGTTGGCGGCCTTCTCTTCTCAATCAACGTGAACCCCTACCTCGACACAGTCGTGGTTTTGAAGTGCGGAACACGATGCTTAGAAAGCATGAAGGATGACAGCAGAGTGCTAACCTACCTGATCTCGAGTTTACAACACGGAAGCATCCTAGCCGCAAGCGCCACGCCTCTAGATGATGTTCTAAGAAGTGAGAGAAAAACTAGGATCATAGTAGATGCTACGAGCGCAACACTCGAGAACAGCATTAACGACTACATCGAGGGGGTTAAAGATGTTGCTAAGCTCACCGAGTTATACGCGAGACTTTCTCAAGAACTTCGGGATGCGCAGTCCTGA
- a CDS encoding DUF2153 domain-containing protein: MVNVSDFIKLFANNLTSWVEAQKTFLDSAKSIERELENADRLELILATRAAFAHMIKTIEAFDKWLQDPFIIGHMPREMLLDIQRKTWEILKSLLELDIKHTSEFRDMLLSLAESGKLNPILYAPREESRREDRFHISY, encoded by the coding sequence GTGGTAAACGTGAGTGACTTCATAAAGCTGTTCGCCAACAATCTCACAAGCTGGGTTGAGGCTCAGAAAACGTTCCTAGATTCAGCGAAGTCGATCGAGCGGGAGCTTGAAAACGCTGACAGACTGGAGCTGATACTTGCAACCCGCGCCGCGTTCGCCCACATGATTAAAACCATAGAAGCTTTTGACAAATGGCTTCAGGATCCATTCATAATTGGACACATGCCGAGGGAGATGCTTCTAGATATCCAGAGGAAAACTTGGGAGATCCTTAAAAGCCTGCTGGAACTCGACATTAAGCACACCTCCGAGTTTCGTGACATGCTTCTCAGTCTGGCCGAGAGTGGCAAGCTGAACCCAATACTCTATGCTCCTAGAGAGGAGTCGAGACGCGAAGACAGGTTCCACATAAGCTACTAG
- a CDS encoding AMP phosphorylase: MDLKVVILPYESAHYTIVLDQSVAKKLDLRPNDRVRVVSRSHEVIATVTIAKEFPSDSIGIYLNVSRILQVNEGEIVQVEPTEPPRSLNVIRKKLARGKITFEEAKQLMQDIVGGVLSEVEIAALVTAIHFQGMSIDEAYNLTVAMVETGRRLSLNRPTILDKHSLGGVPGDKTSLLVVPIIASLGFTIPKTSSRAITSPAGTADRMEAIAPVNLSIEEMTRVIEKTNGCIVWGGALNLAPADDIIIRVEYPLGIDPFFVPSILAKKLAVGSTHVVLDVPTGRGTKARTLEEARRISYDFIELGSMLGIKIQAVSTYAEEPVGYAVGPALEAREALQALSSLKPLDLVDKAVSLAGTLLEMVGIQNGYEIAFEALRTGKAEKKFRQIIEAQGGNPEVKPEDIPLGDKTLTIYSEEDGFVYFIDNPTIALVGKMAGAPIDKGAGVLLHVKIGDRVKPGDPLFTVYSYSSAKLQAVERLLETSKAVGIGKIAGRKMLLEKVSFTPSRPLLER, from the coding sequence GTGGATCTTAAAGTCGTTATCCTCCCTTACGAGAGCGCACACTACACCATTGTCCTAGACCAGTCTGTAGCAAAGAAGCTCGACTTAAGGCCTAACGACAGAGTTCGAGTTGTCTCCAGGTCGCACGAAGTGATAGCTACAGTGACGATCGCTAAGGAGTTCCCCTCAGATTCCATCGGGATATACTTGAACGTCTCCCGGATTCTTCAGGTAAACGAGGGAGAGATCGTGCAGGTTGAGCCCACGGAGCCCCCCAGGTCACTGAATGTCATTCGTAAGAAGCTTGCAAGAGGTAAGATAACTTTCGAGGAGGCCAAGCAGCTGATGCAGGACATAGTTGGCGGCGTTCTCAGTGAGGTTGAGATAGCAGCCTTGGTTACGGCGATACACTTTCAGGGCATGTCGATTGATGAGGCGTACAACCTGACTGTGGCGATGGTTGAGACGGGCCGGCGCCTCTCGCTCAACAGGCCCACGATCCTCGACAAGCACAGCCTAGGCGGAGTTCCAGGTGACAAGACAAGCCTCCTAGTGGTGCCCATAATAGCCTCCCTGGGCTTCACCATCCCGAAAACCTCTTCAAGAGCGATAACCTCGCCTGCTGGAACCGCAGACCGGATGGAGGCTATAGCCCCTGTAAACCTTTCAATAGAGGAGATGACCCGGGTGATAGAGAAGACTAACGGGTGCATTGTTTGGGGCGGAGCCCTCAACCTCGCTCCCGCCGACGACATCATAATCAGAGTGGAGTACCCTCTAGGAATCGACCCGTTCTTCGTACCCTCGATACTGGCGAAAAAGCTGGCTGTAGGGTCGACGCACGTTGTTCTTGATGTCCCAACGGGTAGGGGCACGAAGGCACGGACGCTAGAAGAAGCGCGCAGGATATCCTACGACTTCATCGAGCTCGGCTCCATGCTGGGCATAAAGATTCAGGCTGTTTCAACGTACGCTGAGGAGCCCGTGGGCTACGCTGTGGGGCCTGCTCTGGAGGCCAGAGAAGCGCTACAGGCTTTAAGCTCACTCAAGCCCTTAGACCTTGTGGATAAAGCTGTCAGTCTGGCTGGAACCCTCCTTGAAATGGTTGGAATACAGAACGGCTACGAAATAGCTTTCGAGGCACTTAGGACTGGAAAAGCCGAGAAGAAGTTCAGGCAAATTATAGAGGCGCAGGGAGGGAACCCCGAGGTGAAGCCTGAGGATATACCGCTCGGAGACAAAACTCTTACAATCTACTCGGAGGAGGATGGCTTCGTCTACTTCATTGACAACCCCACTATAGCCCTGGTGGGCAAGATGGCCGGCGCACCGATAGACAAGGGAGCAGGCGTCTTGCTTCACGTGAAAATAGGGGATAGAGTCAAGCCTGGGGATCCTCTGTTCACAGTTTACTCGTACAGCTCTGCGAAGCTCCAAGCCGTTGAAAGACTCCTTGAGACCTCAAAGGCTGTAGGCATAGGTAAGATAGCGGGCAGGAAGATGCTGCTCGAGAAAGTGAGCTTTACACCATCGAGGCCCCTGCTGGAGCGGTGA